The proteins below come from a single Mya arenaria isolate MELC-2E11 chromosome 8, ASM2691426v1 genomic window:
- the LOC128244674 gene encoding uncharacterized protein LOC128244674 isoform X4, producing MKTGFIVWLLAVTLSTTESVSDGFCVLSEKTDGQSNKMTRFLLKQSTQNEVTDDALISVSELTEEPCINNSTVEYRLEPSDLLDSRSPISMRTCLYMSHLMNASYVATKCYTTVLKFEGTFQQLVCWVPMVIESPLNVRMVISVEEVRGQHYLEQFMIVSAGTNTCKKPCGTKDVNASPILFCDKQLVLNHLKTVQVLKIHLHLHVDNANATFPLVFVNKNLTSTAANVNVKYNRNAILEVAYKETRYSTYCPTFRQSVRVFCDIDPNDSMPVTITPTTQGPPEPPRIWNIMLPILGVVIIGTVIIFVVCRRSGHSSRHVRGTYGEKTEMTRFATQP from the exons ATGAAAACGGGGTTTATCGTTTGGCTTTTAGCTGTTACGTTGTCAACAACTGAGTCTGTTTCCGATGGATTTTGCGTCTTATCAGAG AAAACTGACGGGCAGTCAAACAAAATGACAAGATTCCTGTTAAAGCAGTCCACACAGAATG AGGTCACAGACGATGCCCTAATCAGCGTTTCCGAGCTAACAGAAGAGCCGTGTATCAACAACTCTACGGTCGAGTACAGATTAGAACCATCAGACCTACTGG ATTCAAGAAGTCCTATTTCCATGAGAACATGTCTTTACATGTCACATCTAATGAACGCGAGTTATGTAGCTACCAAGTGCTATACAACAGTTCTGAAGTTTGAAGGAACCTTCCAACAGCTg GTATGTTGGGTTCCAATGGTAATTGAGAGTCCATTAAATGTTCGTATGGTTATATCGGTGGAGGAGGTCAGAGGTCAACATTATCTAGAACAGTTCATGATAGTGAGTGCGG gaacaAATACATGTAAGAAACCATGCGGGACGAAAGATGTTAACGCTTCTCCGATATTGTTCTGCGACAAACAATTAGTGCTCAACCACCTCAAGACAGTTCAAGTCTTAAAGATACATCTACATCTGCATGTTGATAATGCGAATGCAACTTTCCCGTTAGTTTTTGTTAACAAG AACTTGACGTCAACGGCTGCCAATGTGAATGTGAAGTATAACCGCAATGCGATCCTAGAG GTGGCCTACAAGGAGACACGATACAGCACGTACTGCCCGACATTCCGCCAATCTGTGAGGGTGTTCTGCGACATTGATCCCAATGATTCCATGCCCGTAACAATAACACCGACAACACAAGGACCCCCAG aacCTCCTCGTATATGGAACATCATGCTTCCGATACTTGGTGTTGTTATCATCGGAACGGTTATCATTTTTGTTG TATGCAGAAGAAGCGGTCATTCATCCCGACATGTCAGAGGAACAT ATGGAGAAAAAACTGAGATGACAAGATTTGCCACACAACCATGA
- the LOC128244674 gene encoding uncharacterized protein LOC128244674 isoform X3 codes for MKTGFIVWLLAVTLSTTESVSDGFCVLSEKTDGQSNKMTRFLLKQSTQNEVTDDALISVSELTEEPCINNSTVEYRLEPSDLLDSRSPISMRTCLYMSHLMNASYVATKCYTTVLKFEGTFQQLVCWVPMVIESPLNVRMVISVEEVRGQHYLEQFMIVSAGTNTCKKPCGTKDVNASPILFCDKQLVLNHLKTVQVLKIHLHLHVDNANATFPLVFVNKNLTSTAANVNVKYNRNAILEVAYKETRYSTYCPTFRQSVRVFCDIDPNDSMPVTITPTTQGPPEPPRIWNIMLPILGVVIIGTVIIFVVCRRSGHSSRHVRGTYSSEIADGEKTEMTRFATQP; via the exons ATGAAAACGGGGTTTATCGTTTGGCTTTTAGCTGTTACGTTGTCAACAACTGAGTCTGTTTCCGATGGATTTTGCGTCTTATCAGAG AAAACTGACGGGCAGTCAAACAAAATGACAAGATTCCTGTTAAAGCAGTCCACACAGAATG AGGTCACAGACGATGCCCTAATCAGCGTTTCCGAGCTAACAGAAGAGCCGTGTATCAACAACTCTACGGTCGAGTACAGATTAGAACCATCAGACCTACTGG ATTCAAGAAGTCCTATTTCCATGAGAACATGTCTTTACATGTCACATCTAATGAACGCGAGTTATGTAGCTACCAAGTGCTATACAACAGTTCTGAAGTTTGAAGGAACCTTCCAACAGCTg GTATGTTGGGTTCCAATGGTAATTGAGAGTCCATTAAATGTTCGTATGGTTATATCGGTGGAGGAGGTCAGAGGTCAACATTATCTAGAACAGTTCATGATAGTGAGTGCGG gaacaAATACATGTAAGAAACCATGCGGGACGAAAGATGTTAACGCTTCTCCGATATTGTTCTGCGACAAACAATTAGTGCTCAACCACCTCAAGACAGTTCAAGTCTTAAAGATACATCTACATCTGCATGTTGATAATGCGAATGCAACTTTCCCGTTAGTTTTTGTTAACAAG AACTTGACGTCAACGGCTGCCAATGTGAATGTGAAGTATAACCGCAATGCGATCCTAGAG GTGGCCTACAAGGAGACACGATACAGCACGTACTGCCCGACATTCCGCCAATCTGTGAGGGTGTTCTGCGACATTGATCCCAATGATTCCATGCCCGTAACAATAACACCGACAACACAAGGACCCCCAG aacCTCCTCGTATATGGAACATCATGCTTCCGATACTTGGTGTTGTTATCATCGGAACGGTTATCATTTTTGTTG TATGCAGAAGAAGCGGTCATTCATCCCGACATGTCAGAGGAACAT ATTCTTCGGAAATTGCAGATGGAGAAAAAACTGAGATGACAAGATTTGCCACACAACCATGA
- the LOC128244674 gene encoding uncharacterized protein LOC128244674 isoform X2 has product MKTGFIVWLLAVTLSTTESVSDGFCVLSEKTDGQSNKMTRFLLKQSTQNEVTDDALISVSELTEEPCINNSTVEYRLEPSDLLDSRSPISMRTCLYMSHLMNASYVATKCYTTVLKFEGTFQQLVCWVPMVIESPLNVRMVISVEEVRGQHYLEQFMIVSAGTNTCKKPCGTKDVNASPILFCDKQLVLNHLKTVQVLKIHLHLHVDNANATFPLVFVNKNLTSTAANVNVKYNRNAILEVAYKETRYSTYCPTFRQSVRVFCDIDPNDSMPVTITPTTQGPPEPPRIWNIMLPILGVVIIGTVIIFVADRKRVSLMPFLKVCRRSGHSSRHVRGTYGEKTEMTRFATQP; this is encoded by the exons ATGAAAACGGGGTTTATCGTTTGGCTTTTAGCTGTTACGTTGTCAACAACTGAGTCTGTTTCCGATGGATTTTGCGTCTTATCAGAG AAAACTGACGGGCAGTCAAACAAAATGACAAGATTCCTGTTAAAGCAGTCCACACAGAATG AGGTCACAGACGATGCCCTAATCAGCGTTTCCGAGCTAACAGAAGAGCCGTGTATCAACAACTCTACGGTCGAGTACAGATTAGAACCATCAGACCTACTGG ATTCAAGAAGTCCTATTTCCATGAGAACATGTCTTTACATGTCACATCTAATGAACGCGAGTTATGTAGCTACCAAGTGCTATACAACAGTTCTGAAGTTTGAAGGAACCTTCCAACAGCTg GTATGTTGGGTTCCAATGGTAATTGAGAGTCCATTAAATGTTCGTATGGTTATATCGGTGGAGGAGGTCAGAGGTCAACATTATCTAGAACAGTTCATGATAGTGAGTGCGG gaacaAATACATGTAAGAAACCATGCGGGACGAAAGATGTTAACGCTTCTCCGATATTGTTCTGCGACAAACAATTAGTGCTCAACCACCTCAAGACAGTTCAAGTCTTAAAGATACATCTACATCTGCATGTTGATAATGCGAATGCAACTTTCCCGTTAGTTTTTGTTAACAAG AACTTGACGTCAACGGCTGCCAATGTGAATGTGAAGTATAACCGCAATGCGATCCTAGAG GTGGCCTACAAGGAGACACGATACAGCACGTACTGCCCGACATTCCGCCAATCTGTGAGGGTGTTCTGCGACATTGATCCCAATGATTCCATGCCCGTAACAATAACACCGACAACACAAGGACCCCCAG aacCTCCTCGTATATGGAACATCATGCTTCCGATACTTGGTGTTGTTATCATCGGAACGGTTATCATTTTTGTTG CCGATAGAAAGAGAGTTAGCTTAATGCCATTCTTAAAAG TATGCAGAAGAAGCGGTCATTCATCCCGACATGTCAGAGGAACAT ATGGAGAAAAAACTGAGATGACAAGATTTGCCACACAACCATGA
- the LOC128244674 gene encoding uncharacterized protein LOC128244674 isoform X1 — MKTGFIVWLLAVTLSTTESVSDGFCVLSEKTDGQSNKMTRFLLKQSTQNEVTDDALISVSELTEEPCINNSTVEYRLEPSDLLDSRSPISMRTCLYMSHLMNASYVATKCYTTVLKFEGTFQQLVCWVPMVIESPLNVRMVISVEEVRGQHYLEQFMIVSAGTNTCKKPCGTKDVNASPILFCDKQLVLNHLKTVQVLKIHLHLHVDNANATFPLVFVNKNLTSTAANVNVKYNRNAILEVAYKETRYSTYCPTFRQSVRVFCDIDPNDSMPVTITPTTQGPPEPPRIWNIMLPILGVVIIGTVIIFVADRKRVSLMPFLKVCRRSGHSSRHVRGTYSSEIADGEKTEMTRFATQP, encoded by the exons ATGAAAACGGGGTTTATCGTTTGGCTTTTAGCTGTTACGTTGTCAACAACTGAGTCTGTTTCCGATGGATTTTGCGTCTTATCAGAG AAAACTGACGGGCAGTCAAACAAAATGACAAGATTCCTGTTAAAGCAGTCCACACAGAATG AGGTCACAGACGATGCCCTAATCAGCGTTTCCGAGCTAACAGAAGAGCCGTGTATCAACAACTCTACGGTCGAGTACAGATTAGAACCATCAGACCTACTGG ATTCAAGAAGTCCTATTTCCATGAGAACATGTCTTTACATGTCACATCTAATGAACGCGAGTTATGTAGCTACCAAGTGCTATACAACAGTTCTGAAGTTTGAAGGAACCTTCCAACAGCTg GTATGTTGGGTTCCAATGGTAATTGAGAGTCCATTAAATGTTCGTATGGTTATATCGGTGGAGGAGGTCAGAGGTCAACATTATCTAGAACAGTTCATGATAGTGAGTGCGG gaacaAATACATGTAAGAAACCATGCGGGACGAAAGATGTTAACGCTTCTCCGATATTGTTCTGCGACAAACAATTAGTGCTCAACCACCTCAAGACAGTTCAAGTCTTAAAGATACATCTACATCTGCATGTTGATAATGCGAATGCAACTTTCCCGTTAGTTTTTGTTAACAAG AACTTGACGTCAACGGCTGCCAATGTGAATGTGAAGTATAACCGCAATGCGATCCTAGAG GTGGCCTACAAGGAGACACGATACAGCACGTACTGCCCGACATTCCGCCAATCTGTGAGGGTGTTCTGCGACATTGATCCCAATGATTCCATGCCCGTAACAATAACACCGACAACACAAGGACCCCCAG aacCTCCTCGTATATGGAACATCATGCTTCCGATACTTGGTGTTGTTATCATCGGAACGGTTATCATTTTTGTTG CCGATAGAAAGAGAGTTAGCTTAATGCCATTCTTAAAAG TATGCAGAAGAAGCGGTCATTCATCCCGACATGTCAGAGGAACAT ATTCTTCGGAAATTGCAGATGGAGAAAAAACTGAGATGACAAGATTTGCCACACAACCATGA